From Micromonospora echinospora, one genomic window encodes:
- a CDS encoding type II toxin-antitoxin system RatA family toxin produces MECSVVVHALLPGADAKESFDRLADFAAYPNFTDTVRTVGVTQVSPTEVESTWEVNFRKGILVWTERDEIDPVGRRIAFDQLTGDFAMFTGSWLVVEVGDDVRVEFASRFDLGIASLASLIDPVACAALRDAVRDILLGLFGSGIEVHAVEAAPVA; encoded by the coding sequence ATGGAGTGCTCGGTCGTCGTGCACGCCCTGCTGCCCGGGGCGGATGCCAAGGAGTCGTTCGACCGGCTGGCCGACTTCGCCGCCTACCCGAACTTCACCGACACGGTACGGACGGTCGGGGTGACCCAGGTCAGCCCGACCGAGGTGGAGTCCACCTGGGAGGTGAACTTCCGCAAGGGCATTCTGGTCTGGACCGAACGTGACGAGATCGACCCGGTCGGACGCCGGATCGCCTTCGACCAGTTGACCGGTGACTTCGCCATGTTCACCGGCTCGTGGCTGGTCGTCGAGGTCGGCGACGACGTGCGGGTGGAGTTCGCGTCCCGGTTCGACCTCGGCATCGCCTCGCTGGCCAGCCTGATCGACCCGGTGGCGTGCGCGGCCCTGCGCGACGCGGTCCGGGACATCCTGCTCGGGCTGTTCGGCTCCGGCATCGAGGTCCACGCGGTGGAGGCCGCCCCGGTGGCCTGA